One window of the Zea mays cultivar B73 chromosome 3, Zm-B73-REFERENCE-NAM-5.0, whole genome shotgun sequence genome contains the following:
- the LOC103650025 gene encoding magnesium-protoporphyrin IX monomethyl ester [oxidative] cyclase, chloroplastic, whose translation MASSAMELSLVNPAATHRHRGGLVGLPLARRSVVRFRVSAAAAPPKSSGPNKRGKTEIQETLLTPRFYTTDFDEMERLFNAEINKQLNQAEFDALLQEFKTDYNQTHFVRNPEFKAAADKMEGPHRQIFVEFLERSCTAEFSGFLLYKELGRRLKKTNPVVAEIFSLMSRDEARHAGFLNKGLSDFNLALDLGFLTKARKYTFFKPKFIFYATYLSEKIGYWRYITIFRHLKANPEYQVYPIFKYFENWCQDENRHGDFFSALLKAQPQFLNDWKAKLWSRFFCLSVYVTMYLNDCQRTTFYEGIGLNTKEFDMHVIIETNRTTARIFPAVLDVENPEFKRKLDRMVEINQKIIAIGKSDDIPLVKNMKRIPLVAALVSEIIAAYLMPPIESGSVDFAEFEPQLVY comes from the exons ATGGCCTCCTCCGCCATGGAGCTCTCGCTCGTCAACCCCGCCGCGACGCACCGCCACCGAGGCGGCCTCGTCGGCCTGCCCCTCGCCCGGCGCTCCGTGGTACGCTtccgcgtgtccgcggccgccgcgccgcccaagTCCTCGGGCCCCAACAAGCGGGGCAAGACGGAGATCCAGGAGACGCTGCTCACTCCCCGCTTCTACACCACCGACTTCGACGAGATGGAGCGCCTCTTCAACGCCGAGATCAACAAGCAGCTCAACCAGGCGGAGTTCGACGCGCTGCTGCAGGAGTTCAAGACGGACTACAACCAGACCCACTTCGTGCGCAACCCCGAGTTCAAGGCCGCCGCCGACAAGATGGAGGGCCCGCACCGCCAGATCTTCGTCGAGTTCCTCGAGCGCTCCTGCACCGCTGAGTTCTCCGGCTTCCTCCTCTACAAGGAGCTCGGTCGCAGGCTCAAG aaaactaacccGGTCGTGGCGGAGATCTTCTCGCTCATGTCCAGGGACGAGGCGCGCCATGCTGG GTTTTTGAACAAGGGTCTGTCTGACTTCAACTTGGCGCTGGACCTGGGGTTCCTCACCAAGGCTAGGAAGTACACCTTCTTCAAGCCCAAGTTCATCTTCTATGCCACCTACCTGTCCGAGAAGATTGGGTACTGGAGGTACATCACCATCTTCAGGCACCTCAAGGCGAACCCAGAGTACCAGGTGTACCCCATCTTCAAGTACTTCGAGAACTGGTGCCAGGACGAGAACAGGCATGGTGACTTCTTCTCTGCCCTGCTGAAGGCTCAGCCGCAGTTCCTCAATGACTGGAAGGCCAAGCTCTGGTCACGGTTCTTCTGCCTCTCG GTGTATGTGACCATGTACCTGAATGACTGCCAACGGACTACATTCTATGAGGGAATTGGTCTGAACACGAAAGAATTTGACATGCATGTGATCATTGAG ACCAACCGCACAACAGCAAGGATCTTCCCTGCTGTTCTGGATGTCGAGAACCCTGAATTCAAGAGGAAGCTTGACAGGATGGTTGAGATCAACCAGAAGATCATTGCTATCGGAAAATCAGATGACATTCCCCTAGTGAAGAACATGAAGAGGATTCCTCTCGTTGCCGCTCTGGTGTCTGAGATCATTGCTGCATACCTCATGCCCCCCATTGAGTCCGGCTCGGTTGATTTTGCTGAATTTGAGCCCCAGCTTGTTTACTGA